The genome window GCCTCGGTGAGCATCAGCAGGTGATCCGAGTCCACCTTGAGGTCTTCGGTCAGGCGGTACAGGTCGGCGCGATTGCCGGGCGCCTCGGCCAGTTGCTCCAAAAGGCCCGCGAGTTGGTTCACGGTAACATGGGGCAGCGCCCGGGTACGGCCTGGTTCGCCGGGGGCGCTCCCCAACTCTACATGCTCTGGCTGAGTCTGGCCAGCCAGAATGCCGTACACCTCATCCACCACTTTCAGGAAGTCCGGGTGCTTGCGTTGGCGCGGGTGCGGAAGCGGGACCGCCAACTCGGCGACCACGCGGCCCGGGTCCTTCTCCATGACCACGATGCGGTCGGCCATGAACACGGCTTCCTCAATGTTGTGCGTTACCATCAGTATGGCGCGAGTGGGGATGCTCCCGCTTGTCCACAACTCCAGCAATTCGCCCCGCAGCGCCTCGGCGCTCAGGACATCCAGCGCGGAAAATGGCTCGTCCAGGCACAACAGTTCCGGCTCCACGGCCATCGCGCGGGCAAATCCCACCTTCTGGCGCATCCCGCCCGACAGTTCGCGTGGGTATGCCGTCTCAAACCCGTCCAGGCCCACCCTATCCAGCAGGTCCACGGCGCGCGTGGTCCGAATTGGTTCGGGCACGCCCCGCGCCTTCAGCGCCACCGCCACGTTATCCAGAACCGTGAGCCATGGGAAAAGGGCAAACGTCTGGAAAACAATCGCCGCGTGAGGGTTCACCCCTTGCAAAGCCGCGCCGCGATACAGCACCACGCCCCCGCTGGGACGTTGCAGGCCCGCGATGATGCGCAACAGCGTACTCTTGCCGCAGCCCGACGGACCTAGCAGGGCCACAAACTCGCCCTCTCGCAACGTCAGATTGACGTCTTCCACAGCGATGAACTGGCGCGAGCCACTGCCGTAATACTGACTGATGTGCTGAAGTTCAAGCAGGTATCCGTTTGTGGCCATGGTTTACTCCATCCGATATCGTTCTTCGGCCAGGCGATAGAACCGGCGCCAGACAAGCCGATTGATGAGAACCACCGCGAACACCATGGACAGCGTGGCGGCCAGGAGCAGCGGATAGTCGCCCGTGCCGGTGGATTCGGCGATCAGCGCGCCGATGCCAATGGTCTTCAAGGTGCGGCCGGCAAACTCCACGTGCTCGGCCACAATGCTGGCGTTCCAGGCCCCGCCACTGGCCGTAATCGCACCGGTGATGATGTACGGGAACAGCGCGGGCAAGATCAACGTGCGCCAGCGTTCCCATCGCCCAAGCCCCAGCAGTGTTGTGGTGTATCTCAAGTCCTGCGGAATGGCCGAGGCCCCCGCGATGATGTTGAACAGCAGATACCACTGCGTGCCCATCAGCATCAAGAGGACAGCCGCCACCTCCAGCCCACCTGACACGCCAATGAGCGCCAGCAGCAGCACAGGAAACAACGCCGTTGCTGGCACCGACGCCGCAATCTGCACAATCGGCTGGAGCCAGGCGGCAATGCGCCGATTGGTGCCGATGGCCACGCCCACGGGGATCGTCCACGCCAGCGCCACCGTCAGCGCTACTCCCACCCGCAGCAGGGTCGCCCCGACTCCTTCCAGGATATGAAGCCACTGTGCTGGCGGAACAGCAAACAGCAGAAGCGCCGCGCGGTAGGCCCCGTACAGCAGCGCAGCGCCCGCCAGTACGACAAGCACACGCCCCGGCCACGATGCCTTCCGCCCGTCCTGCGCCAGTGCATCCCGCGCCGGGAAACGGCGGACAAGATACCCGTCCAGCCGCTCGCTGATGGGGTGCAAGACGGCCCTAGCAAACCAGTCGGCAAGGCGCGATTGGCGCACCGCGTCGTGGAACCACGATGCGGGCGGCTCCTCGCCTTCCACCATTTCCAGTTTGAACCGGTCAGACCACGCAAGCAGTGGCCGCCAAACGAGTTGATCCAGCGCCACAACCACCAACACTAGCGTCCCCACGCCCCACAGGATAGAGCCTACATTGCCTTGATTGGCTGCCTCTTGGAGATACGCGCCCAGGCCGGGCAGACGAAAGTCGCGCTGGCCCACGGTGAAGATCTCCGCGGCCATCAGGAAGAACCACCCGCCCGCCCAACTCATCATGCTGTTCCATATCAGGCTGATCGCCGCGAAAGGCAGTTCCAGCGCCTTGAATCGCAGCCAGCCGTTGAAACGGAAGATGGTGCCGGCCTCGCGCAGTTCCTGCGGGATCGTCTTCAGCGACTGGTACCACGCGAAGGTCAAGTTCCACACCTGGCTGGTGAAGATGAGGACAACGGAAGCCAGTTCCGCCGCCATCTTCTCGGGCAAGATGGCGCTCAAACTCAAGAGCACTACCGGCAGGAACGACAGAATGGGCACGCTCTGCAGCACATCCAGCAAGGGGATGAGCACCGACTCGGCACGGCGGCTGTACGCGGCCCAGCGCCCGTAGGTCAGCGTAAACAGCATGGACAGCGCGTAGGCGGCCAACATGCGGCCCACCGACAGCACAGCATACCAGGGCAGCGCCGTCGGCTTCAGCGAGA of Chloroflexota bacterium contains these proteins:
- a CDS encoding ABC transporter permease subunit codes for the protein MARPPRLLRTEQPLHRPLTWGDVLALLLVAVLLYVGVRLAFGAPVVVEGPTISLKPTALPWYAVLSVGRMLAAYALSMLFTLTYGRWAAYSRRAESVLIPLLDVLQSVPILSFLPVVLLSLSAILPEKMAAELASVVLIFTSQVWNLTFAWYQSLKTIPQELREAGTIFRFNGWLRFKALELPFAAISLIWNSMMSWAGGWFFLMAAEIFTVGQRDFRLPGLGAYLQEAANQGNVGSILWGVGTLVLVVVALDQLVWRPLLAWSDRFKLEMVEGEEPPASWFHDAVRQSRLADWFARAVLHPISERLDGYLVRRFPARDALAQDGRKASWPGRVLVVLAGAALLYGAYRAALLLFAVPPAQWLHILEGVGATLLRVGVALTVALAWTIPVGVAIGTNRRIAAWLQPIVQIAASVPATALFPVLLLALIGVSGGLEVAAVLLMLMGTQWYLLFNIIAGASAIPQDLRYTTTLLGLGRWERWRTLILPALFPYIITGAITASGGAWNASIVAEHVEFAGRTLKTIGIGALIAESTGTGDYPLLLAATLSMVFAVVLINRLVWRRFYRLAEERYRME
- a CDS encoding AAA-associated domain-containing protein; protein product: MATNGYLLELQHISQYYGSGSRQFIAVEDVNLTLREGEFVALLGPSGCGKSTLLRIIAGLQRPSGGVVLYRGAALQGVNPHAAIVFQTFALFPWLTVLDNVAVALKARGVPEPIRTTRAVDLLDRVGLDGFETAYPRELSGGMRQKVGFARAMAVEPELLCLDEPFSALDVLSAEALRGELLELWTSGSIPTRAILMVTHNIEEAVFMADRIVVMEKDPGRVVAELAVPLPHPRQRKHPDFLKVVDEVYGILAGQTQPEHVELGSAPGEPGRTRALPHVTVNQLAGLLEQLAEAPGNRADLYRLTEDLKVDSDHLLMLTEACELLGFATVDKGDIMLTPLGETFADASILARKEIFRTRIRRLPLFKWLFAMLRASGQKLQSEVVKTALELEFPPDEAARQLETVINWGRYAELLAYDDSDERIYLEPAEGASTTEKVA